The Bacteroidota bacterium genome includes the window ATTAATTTAAAAATTTTCGATTCTTCATCAATTCCTGAATCAATCCATTGGGCTTAATCATATTTTGAAAATCTTCGTATGGAATATGTATTTGGGGTGTTCCTAAAATGTAAGAGCCTATTTCATCGGGGTAATATGTAAATAAAAGTCCGGTATTTGTTATTGCAAAGTCACTTCTTAGTTTAAACTTTCCATTCGGAAAACTCCATTCTTCATATCCATTTTCTTCTCCAAATTTTTTCTCCGCAAGTTTGTTAAATTGAATCATATATTTTTTTTGTATCAAGTCATCAAGCGTTAGTTGCTTTCCAGTTTTTATGTCGAAGTTGCAATAGAATCCATTACTACTTGGATGCGCTGCATCTAACATAAATAGTGATTGTTGAACTTTAACACATAAAATATCGCTTTCATTGGTCACTAAAGAGCAACCAATGTAAAGTTGATATGCAGCATCTTCCTGCTTAATAGAATCTACAGCGTTCATTAATTCATCAATTGCATTACACTTGTCTCTACTATTGCTAAAAGCACATACCATTGATGTAATTACCTTATTCATATTTTGGGTTGCCTCCTGTGTAGAAGCTGCTACTTTAATGAAATCAAGGTCTATTCTAGAGCAAATGGAATCGCTCGCATTAGAATTGCCGGAAGACTCCATTTTATCCCTAACCCTACAATTCGTGCGATGCAATTCTTCAAATGAAACAGCAATTACATTATCTGTTTTTTCCGACATACTAAACTTCAACGTATCTCTTGTACTAGCATCAGTCCAAATTCCGGAAATGGATGTCTCATTACTAAAAGAGCCCGAAAAATTTATTTCTTTATGATAAATTGCAAATAAATCAAATGTTCCATCCGAGCCAACACGTCCATATAAAATGCTATTCTCTCCTATTCTACTATCAAAATACGTAACAGTTAAAACAGTATCTTTTTTTGTTAAATCAACCAGAACGGTATCACTTCCAATTACCCCTTCAAACTTTTTATAAAAAGATATAGGAAGATGAATTTTGGCATTGGGTTGTTGAGAGAGATTAGCAGAATCTAATACTATGACATCTTTGTCGCTTAAGGGAGTATTTTGATTCGTACAACCCATTAACACACATGCGCAAATCAACACGATGAAAATAGTACGTATCATAAATTATTGCTTAGGCTAAATTTGCCCCTTATAATTCGAGTCAAAATCTACCATCCATTCAATTCCATATTTATCTCTAAACATTCCAAAATATGAACCCCAGGGGCTATCAGAAATAGGCATCTCAATTTGTCCGCCTACCGAAAGTCCATTGAATAATTTGTCGGCCTCTTCTTTACTTTCTGCACTAATTACAATTTTGCTTCTATTTTCATTTTCGTTTGTTCGTCCCAATATTTCAGGTACATCATTAGCCATTAAAATACTTTTGCCAATTGGTAAGGCAATGTGCATTATTTTATTTGCTTCGTGCTCAGCTACCGGGAATTCATCACTTGCTAAATCTTTGAATCGCATGAATTTTGTAAACTCTCCGCCAAATACTGATTTGTAAAAGTTGAATGCTTCTTCTGCATTTCCGTTGAAGTTAATGTGAGGATTGATACTTGCCATTTTATTATTTATTAGTTTTTAAAATTCATAATTTCTTTTCAGCTTTTAAAGATAATGATTATCGCTATAACTGCTCTGAACTTTGCTAGATTGGCAATTCTCTACACTAAACTTCAATACTAAGTACTGAAATTTA containing:
- a CDS encoding DUF3298 domain-containing protein, which produces MIRTIFIVLICACVLMGCTNQNTPLSDKDVIVLDSANLSQQPNAKIHLPISFYKKFEGVIGSDTVLVDLTKKDTVLTVTYFDSRIGENSILYGRVGSDGTFDLFAIYHKEINFSGSFSNETSISGIWTDASTRDTLKFSMSEKTDNVIAVSFEELHRTNCRVRDKMESSGNSNASDSICSRIDLDFIKVAASTQEATQNMNKVITSMVCAFSNSRDKCNAIDELMNAVDSIKQEDAAYQLYIGCSLVTNESDILCVKVQQSLFMLDAAHPSSNGFYCNFDIKTGKQLTLDDLIQKKYMIQFNKLAEKKFGEENGYEEWSFPNGKFKLRSDFAITNTGLLFTYYPDEIGSYILGTPQIHIPYEDFQNMIKPNGLIQELMKNRKFLN
- a CDS encoding VOC family protein, which produces MASINPHINFNGNAEEAFNFYKSVFGGEFTKFMRFKDLASDEFPVAEHEANKIMHIALPIGKSILMANDVPEILGRTNENENRSKIVISAESKEEADKLFNGLSVGGQIEMPISDSPWGSYFGMFRDKYGIEWMVDFDSNYKGQI